GAAGAAGGAACAACAACCAGCAGAACAGCCTGCACAGCCAGAACAGCCAGCACAGCCTGCTCAGCCAGCACAACCAGCTCAGCCAGCACAACCTGAGCAGCCTTCCCAACCATCTGGTGAACAACAGCAACAACAGCAACAGCAACCTGCACAACCTCCAGCTGGCGAGAAAAAGTAAGTCTGACGGGGGATAACCTCCCCCTTTGTTTTTATTAAAGGAGGTTCTCATGTACGCTGTTATACAAACAGGTGGAAAGCAGTATTTGGTAAAGGAAGGTACACGTTTGAAGATAGAGAACATAAAGGCTTCCGAAGGAGAGCTCGTAGAGTTTGAACCTCTTATGGTGAAAAAAGAAGACGGAAGCGTAGAATTTTACAAAGGAAAGGTGATTGCAGAAGTATTAAGGAAGGGTAAACA
The Hydrogenobacter hydrogenophilus DNA segment above includes these coding regions:
- a CDS encoding alpha-fetoprotein enhancer-binding protein, producing MRKLLALGVLGVALLASCQKKEQQPAEQPAQPEQPAQPAQPAQPAQPAQPEQPSQPSGEQQQQQQQQPAQPPAGEKK
- the rplU gene encoding 50S ribosomal protein L21, yielding MYAVIQTGGKQYLVKEGTRLKIENIKASEGELVEFEPLMVKKEDGSVEFYKGKVIAEVLRKGKHKKVIVFKFRAKKNYKRWKGHRQPFTEILIKEIKEV